The Amaranthus tricolor cultivar Red isolate AtriRed21 chromosome 6, ASM2621246v1, whole genome shotgun sequence genome has a segment encoding these proteins:
- the LOC130815703 gene encoding uncharacterized protein LOC130815703, protein MCFVNGSQPKPSPTDPTYQAWIRCNDIVRGWILKSLGPVIAKSVFFFKTAKEMWQNMEERYGQTSSTQLFAIQEEIATIQQENDDVAEFFAKIKVLWDELDEVCPLPTCECNRCTCNLTSKFLKILQDQRLMQFLMKLREEYRQTRSNIIMMHPLPNITQAYIPSLIPDIDEQLI, encoded by the coding sequence atgtgtttTGTGAATGGCTCTCAACCTAAGCCATCCCCAACTGATCCAACATATCAGGCATGGATCAGATGTAATGATATAGTCAGAGGTTGGATTCTGAAATCTTTAGGTCCAGTTATAGCCAAGAGTGTTTTCTTCTTCAAGACAGCTAAAGAAATGTGGCAAAATATGGAAGAAAGGTATGGACAAACTAGTTCAACACAACTATTTGCTATTCAAGAGGAGATAGCCACAATACAGCAGGAAAATGACGATGTAGCTGAATTTTTTGCTAAGATCAAAGTTCTTTGGGATGAGCTAGATGAGGTCTGTCCTTTGCCAACTTGTGAATGTAACAGATGTACTTGCAACCTAACCTCCAAGTTCCTGAAAATCTTGCAAGATCAACGACTCATGCAATTTCTTATGAAGTTAAGGGAGGAATACAGGCAAACTAGAAGCAATATTATTATGATGCATCCCTTGCCTAATATCACACAAGCCTACATACCCTCATTGATACCTGATATTGATGAACAACTTATTTAG
- the LOC130816078 gene encoding LOW QUALITY PROTEIN: probable beta-D-xylosidase 5 (The sequence of the model RefSeq protein was modified relative to this genomic sequence to represent the inferred CDS: inserted 1 base in 1 codon) produces the protein MRNLHHFSLFLLALLLVPCTSQQYACDKKVLDVKKFLFCDKSLSHSARAKDLXSRLSLSEKAQQLVNSARGIPRLGVPAYEWWSEALHGVSNTGAGVHFNETVPGATSFPAVLLSAASFNASLWYMIGQVVSTEARAMYNVGLAGLTYWSPNVNVYRDPRWGRGQETPGEDPSVVSKYAVSYVRGLQETDSHGSRDMLKVSSCCKHYTAYDVDNWKGVDRFHFDAKVSLQDMEDTYQPPFRSCVEKGHVSSVMCSYNRVNGVPTCANPNLLKGIVREQWGLDGYVVTDCDSIQVYYESIKYTTTPEDAVALALKAGVNMNCGDYLRRYTEKAVNERKVEESVVDQALIYNYMVLMRLGFFDGNPRKLPFGKLDPSDVCTRSHKKLALDAAKQGVVLLENKGSFLPLSSKQIKKLALIGPNANATKTMISNYAGVPCRYTSPLQGLKKYVKKVSYEPGCQSVSCPRSLSINAAVKVAASADAVVLVVGLDQSVEAEGLDRVNLTLPGYQKMLVEKVAGSSKAVVLVIMSAGPVDVSFTRKFSNIRAILWVGYPGQDGGEAIAQIIFGHHNPSGRTPMTWYKQNYADQVPMTDMNMRADKTRRYPGRTYRFYTGKPLYKFGHGLSYTHFTKFLLSAPSVVTIEPSLDKQELSRANQILGLSTNKTNCKTIDISEVNCKKLEFVVATGVINTGKLDGGHVVLVFWKPPMWSGIKGAPNTQLVGFERVDVKAGKTEMGIVKLNVCEAFSLVDEQGTKKLVTGIHTLVIGAPSEQVIHHFSIGVHSNIKDH, from the exons ATGAGAAATTTACATCATTTTTCACTCTTTTTGTTGGCGCTTTTACTTGTCCCTTGCACGAGCCAACAATATGCTTGCGACAAAAAAGTCCTTGATGTTAAAAAATTCTTGTTCTGTGACAAATCTTTATCTCATTCTGCTCGTGCTAAGGACT GTTCCCGCCTAAGTTTAAGCGAAAAGGCCCAACAACTAGTGAATTCAGCTAGGGGGATCCCTAGACTAGGAGTACCGGCTTATGAATGGTGGTCGGAGGCTCTCCATGGAGTCTCTAACACTGGCGCGGGTGTACACTTCAATGAAACAGTACCAGGTGCTACAAGCTTCCCAGCAGTTTTACTGTCTGCAGCAAGCTTTAATGCATCATTATGGTACATGATAGGCCAAGTTGTGTCAACTGAGGCTCGCGCCATGTACAATGTGGGCCTTGCTGGGCTCACATATTGGAGTCCAAATGTGAATGTATATAGGGACCCAAGATGGGGTCGAGGACAAGAGACCCCGGGAGAGGATCCTTCGGTTGTCAGCAAATATGCTGTCAGTTATGTCAGAGGTCTACAAGAGACCGATAGTCATGGTTCTCGAGACATGCTTAAGGTTTCGAGTTGTTGTAAGCATTATACTGCTTATGATGTCGATAATTGGAAGGGTGTTGATCGATTTCACTTTGATGCAAAG GTTAGTTTACAGGACATGGAGGATACATATCAGCCACCATTTAGGAGCTGCGTCGAGAAGGGGCATGTTAGTAGTGTCATGTGCTCATACAACCGAGTTAATGGAGTTCCAACCTGTGCTAACCCGAACCTACTTAAAGGAATAGTCAGAGAACAATGGGGTTTAGATGG TTATGTGGTTACGGATTGTGATTCTATCCAAGTGTACTATGAGTCTATCAAATACACAACTACACCAGAGGATGCAGTAGCCCTTGCATTGAAAGCAG GAGTAAACATGAACTGTGGAGATTATCTAAGAAGGTATACAGAAAAAGCTGTCAATGAGAGAAAAGTCGAGGAATCGGTTGTAGACCAGGCTCTGATATACAACTATATGGTCTTAATGAGACTCGGGTTTTTTGATGGGAACCCGAGAAAACTTCCCTTCGGTAAACTAGACCCATCTGATGTTTGTACGAGAAGTCACAAAAAATTGGCCCTAGATGCTGCAAAACAAGGAGTAGTATTGCTTGAAAACAAAGGATCATTTCTTCCATTGTcctcaaaacaaatcaaaaaattagccCTTATTGGCCCTAATGCTAATGCCACAAAAACCATGATAAGCAACTATGCTGGTGTCCCATGTAGGTATACTAGCCCTCTACAAGGACTTAAGAAGTATGTTAAGAAGGTTAGTTATGAACCGGGGTGCCAAAGTGTGAGTTGTCCGAGAAGTTTATCTATCAATGCTGCGGTTAAAGTGGCAGCAAGTGCTGATGCGGTGGTTCTAGTCGTGGGGCTTGATCAGTCGGTTGAAGCAGAGGGACTAGACCGTGTGAACTTGACATTACCCGGATACCAAAAGATGCTTGTAGAGAAGGTTGCTGGTTCAAGCAAAGCAGTTGTTCTTGTGATCATGTCAGCTGGTCCAGTTGATGTGTCGTTTACACGTAAATTTAGTAACATTCGAGCAATTCTCTGGGTCGGTTACCCTGGCCAAGATGGAGGAGAAGCCATTGCTCAAATCATTTTTGGGCATCACAATCCAA GTGGAAGGACCCCAATGACATGGTACAAGCAAAACTATGCAGACCAAGTTCCAATGACAGACATGAACATGAGAGCAGACAAAACAAGACGATATCCTGGTAGAACCTACAGATTCTACACCGGGAAACCTCTTTATAAGTTCGGTCATGGACTAAGCTACACTCATTTCACCAAGTTCTTACTATCTGCTCCATCAGTAGTAACTATTGAGCCATCACTAGACAAGCAGGAACTCAGCCGAGCCAACCAAATTCTCGGTCTTAGCACGAATAAGACCAACTGCAAGACCATTGACATATCAGAAGTAAACTGCAAGAAGCTAGAATTTGTTGTTGCAACAGGGGTTATAAACACAGGAAAGCTGGATGGAGGGCACGTTGTGCTCGTGTTTTGGAAGCCACCCATGTGGAGTGGGATCAAGGGAGCCCCTAATACGCAGCTCGTAGGATTCGAGCGAGTGGATGTGAAGGCAGGTAAGACTGAGATGGGTATAGTAAAGCTAAATGTGTGTGAAGCATTCAGTTTGGTAGATGAACAAGGGACTAAAAAGTTGGTTACTGGTATTCATACACTAGTAATTGGTGCTCCTAGTGAACAAGTTATCCATCATTTTAGTATTGGTGTGCATAGTAACATTAAAGATCACTAA
- the LOC130816081 gene encoding NADPH-dependent pterin aldehyde reductase-like isoform X2: MSRTAMAGVSRGAKRTVLITGVTKGLGRALALEMAKLGHCVIGCARSQDTLNSLQTLLPNSPDDSSHLLLNVDVRSNTSVQELAKLLVEKKRIPDIIVNNAGTINKNNTIWEVPAEEFDTVIDTNVKGIANMLRHFIPLMLEKKHGIIVNMSSGWGRSVAAQVAPYCASKWAVEGLTRAVAKELSSGVAAVALSPGVVHTEMLESCFGSSASVYPKPDQWAPRAATMILNLTAADNGASLTV, encoded by the exons ATGAGTCGAACAGCCATGGCAGGCGTGTCAAGAGGAGCAAAGAGGACAGTACTCATTACAGGAGTCACCAAAGGTTTAGGTAGAGCTCTTGCTTTGGAAATGGCTAAACTAGGTCATTGCGTTATTGGCTGTGCCCGTTCCCAGGATACCCTAAATTCTCTTCAAACCCTACTTCCCAATTCGCCCGACGATTCTTCTCATCTCTTACTCAACGTTGATGTG AGGTCCAATACTAGTGTGCAGGAACTTGCGAAATTGCTTGTTGAGAAGAAGCGCATTCCTGATATCATTG TAAATAATGCTGgcactattaataaaaataacaccATCTGGGAGGTTCCAGCAGAAGAGTTTGATACTGTGATTGATACTAATGTTAAGGGGATAGCTAACATGCTCCGTCATTTTATCCCTCTTATGCTTGAGAAGAAGCATGGCATCATTGTCAATATGTCATCTGGCTGGGGACGATCTGTTGCTGCACAG GTTGCCCCTTATTGTGCTTCAAAATGGGCAGTTGAAGGTTTGACTAGAGCAGTTGCAAAGGAGCTGAGTAGTGGCGTGGCAGCCGTTGCCCTTAGTCCTGGAGTAGTACACACTGAGATGCTTGAATCATGCTTTGGCAGTTCAGCTAGTGTCTATCCAAAGCCTGATCAGTG GGCTCCTAGGGCAGCAACTATGATACTTAATCTGACAGCTGCTGACAATGGTGCTTCTTTAACTGTGTAA
- the LOC130816082 gene encoding zinc finger protein ZAT10-like: MTLQPLNSSTPSLNTLENPILKKKRSKRPRFDDSSSPSDEEYLALCLIMLARGDSSAKSTTTTTATTAVYKCAVCDKEFSSYQALGGHKASHRKPATTTDGLPDGIATITATSSPSTTGKSHVCSICNKSFPTGQALGGHKRCHYEGSLNFNSSKLSSVVANGNSAVTSKINSAAANSATSTVTHSRVMDFDLNMPAVPDNLTVDFDGVVDHVSFDQEVESPHPSKKSRPFTL, translated from the coding sequence ATGACTCTTCAACCACTCAATTCCTCCACTCCATCTCTAAACACTCTAGAGAATCCAATTCTCAAGAAAAAACGCTCTAAACGACCTCGTTTTGATGATTCCTCTTCTCCTTCCGATGAAGAATATCTCGCTCTTTGCCTTATCATGCTCGCTCGCGGCGACTCCTCCGCCAAATCCACCACCACAACCACCGCTACAACCGCCGTATATAAATGTGCGGTTTGCGACAAGGAATTCTCATCTTACCAAGCTTTAGGCGGTCACAAAGCTAGTCACCGGAAACCTGCTACAACAACCGACGGTTTACCTGACGGAATAGCTACTATTACTGCCACGTCATCTCCATCCACCACCGGAAAATCACACGTGTGCTCTATATGTAACAAGTCTTTTCCTACTGGTCAAGCTTTAGGCGGCCATAAACGATGTCACTATGAAGGTAGTTTGAATTTTAATAGTAGTAAATTAAGTTCCGTCGTCGCGAACGGAAACTCCGCCGTCACAAGTAAAATAAATTCTGCCGCCGCGAATTCTGCCACATCAACGGTGACGCATAGTAGGGTGATGGATTTCGACTTGAATATGCCGGCGGTGCCTGATAATTTGACCGTTGACTTTGACGGAGTCGTCGATCATGTTTCGTTTGATCAAGAAGTTGAAAGTCCTCATCCCTCCAAGAAGTCTCGTCCTTTCACtctctaa
- the LOC130816079 gene encoding uncharacterized protein LOC130816079, which produces MEGLIPYLVRAIKRQNLHKHSYRSMSDSSRRSYYLLGAADSFNGSSHRRTQSEFQPPTAMDLQPEVDRFVRSQSVKNGVKNSVKNTDYNYNYNYDCGVKHRSQTVNKFHHY; this is translated from the coding sequence ATGGAGGGATTAATACCATATCTGGTACGAGCAATTAAGAGGCAAAATCTACACAAACATAGCTACAGAAGCATGTCCGATAGCTCGCGTCGTAGCTACTACTTGCTTGGCGCTGCTGATTCGTTTAACGGCTCATCGCATCGTCGAACGCAATCGGAGTTTCAGCCGCCTACTGCTATGGATTTGCAGCCTGAAGTTGATCGGTTTGTTCGCTCACAAAGCGTCAAAAATGGCGTCAAAAATAGCGTCAAAAATActgattataattataattataattatgattgtGGTGTTAAGCACAGATCTCAGACAGTTAATAAGTTTCATCACTACTAA
- the LOC130816081 gene encoding NADPH-dependent pterin aldehyde reductase-like isoform X1, translated as MSRTAMAGVSRGAKRTVLITGVTKGLGRALALEMAKLGHCVIGCARSQDTLNSLQTLLPNSPDDSSHLLLNVDVRSNTSVQELAKLLVEKKRIPDIIVNNAGTINKNNTIWEVPAEEFDTVIDTNVKGIANMLRHFIPLMLEKKHGIIVNMSSGWGRSVAAQVAPYCASKWAVEGLTRAVAKELSSGVAAVALSPGVVHTEMLESCFGSSASVYPKPDQCCRSVYGKIIPPTFPLFVYVNKDFNFMDDVSMSCLLSIQSP; from the exons ATGAGTCGAACAGCCATGGCAGGCGTGTCAAGAGGAGCAAAGAGGACAGTACTCATTACAGGAGTCACCAAAGGTTTAGGTAGAGCTCTTGCTTTGGAAATGGCTAAACTAGGTCATTGCGTTATTGGCTGTGCCCGTTCCCAGGATACCCTAAATTCTCTTCAAACCCTACTTCCCAATTCGCCCGACGATTCTTCTCATCTCTTACTCAACGTTGATGTG AGGTCCAATACTAGTGTGCAGGAACTTGCGAAATTGCTTGTTGAGAAGAAGCGCATTCCTGATATCATTG TAAATAATGCTGgcactattaataaaaataacaccATCTGGGAGGTTCCAGCAGAAGAGTTTGATACTGTGATTGATACTAATGTTAAGGGGATAGCTAACATGCTCCGTCATTTTATCCCTCTTATGCTTGAGAAGAAGCATGGCATCATTGTCAATATGTCATCTGGCTGGGGACGATCTGTTGCTGCACAG GTTGCCCCTTATTGTGCTTCAAAATGGGCAGTTGAAGGTTTGACTAGAGCAGTTGCAAAGGAGCTGAGTAGTGGCGTGGCAGCCGTTGCCCTTAGTCCTGGAGTAGTACACACTGAGATGCTTGAATCATGCTTTGGCAGTTCAGCTAGTGTCTATCCAAAGCCTGATCAGTG TTGCCGGAGCGTTTATGGGAAAATTATACCCCCAACCTTCCCGTTGTTTGTCTATGTAAACAAGGATTTCAACTTCATGGATGACGTGTCAATGTCGTGCCTGCTGTCAATCCAGTCCCCTTGA